In one window of Microbacterium dextranolyticum DNA:
- a CDS encoding phage tail protein — protein MAGQTIAISVLADTKQLKSGLDDAAGGLGAFGKGLAGIGVAVGAMAVGAGVAIGALGVEAFKAVAEVERLNAQTSAALTSTGGAAERSIDQITGLADSLERMSGVEAETIQAGQNMLLTFTNIKGTNFDAATKSALDMSVAMGTDMTSAATLVGKALNDPIKGVGALSKVGVQLTADQKAMVEQMTAVGDVAGAQGIILGVLQEQFGGSAEAFGGTFLGTVEKVKNSFGALTEMFVTDLLPPITNGLNKVNDLFVSLADSPTFQAIAGGIGEAFASLLSGDGFDISGIADTLLDARGAIVDAALRALSGILDAAGEILPRVVESTATLITTVVTFLANNAPMLLGAALTALTGIVQAVVQVVPPLIASLATLLPDIVQTLSNFTPGILAAAVQVLTSIIEAVPVIIPPLVDALVGLLPTLLGAILSLLPRLAEAALSLFMSLVEAIPQIIPPLVQGIVTLLPRLVSSVVGMLPRLITAAVELFTGIVTAIPQIIPQLVDALITLAPVMIDALARLVPALIKAGIDLIAGLVKGLWNAAGSVGSALIEIAKSAIGGFLSLLGIHSPSRLFAGYGGNVIDGLVKGLRGGEGDLTRQMGRIANTTSGAFDASLSAAPFGSLGAQRVRSDYRIGAPTRTVSAPESSVVQLSQYDRSLLTEIADRVGLTIGSQTLQATVSGANNAAVSRRAG, from the coding sequence ATGGCCGGGCAGACCATCGCGATCTCCGTACTCGCCGACACCAAACAGCTCAAGAGCGGCCTCGACGACGCCGCAGGCGGGCTGGGCGCATTCGGTAAGGGCCTCGCCGGCATCGGCGTGGCGGTCGGCGCGATGGCTGTTGGCGCCGGGGTCGCGATCGGCGCGCTCGGCGTCGAGGCCTTCAAGGCGGTCGCCGAGGTTGAGCGACTAAACGCCCAGACCTCCGCCGCGCTCACCTCCACAGGCGGCGCGGCGGAGCGCTCGATCGACCAGATCACCGGCCTCGCCGACTCGCTCGAGCGCATGTCCGGCGTCGAGGCCGAGACGATCCAGGCCGGGCAGAACATGCTCTTGACGTTCACCAACATCAAGGGCACCAACTTCGACGCCGCCACCAAGAGCGCCCTCGACATGTCTGTCGCGATGGGTACCGACATGACCTCGGCTGCCACCCTCGTCGGCAAGGCGCTAAACGATCCGATCAAAGGCGTCGGCGCGCTCTCGAAGGTCGGCGTGCAGCTCACCGCCGACCAGAAGGCCATGGTCGAGCAAATGACCGCCGTGGGCGACGTTGCGGGCGCTCAGGGCATCATCCTGGGCGTCCTGCAAGAGCAATTCGGCGGCAGCGCCGAAGCGTTCGGCGGCACGTTCCTCGGCACCGTCGAGAAAGTGAAGAACAGCTTCGGCGCCCTCACCGAGATGTTCGTCACCGACCTACTTCCGCCCATCACCAACGGCCTCAACAAGGTAAACGACCTCTTCGTCTCGCTGGCGGACTCGCCCACCTTCCAGGCGATCGCCGGGGGCATCGGAGAGGCATTCGCCTCGCTGCTCTCCGGCGATGGGTTCGACATCTCGGGCATCGCCGACACCCTGCTCGACGCCCGCGGCGCGATCGTCGACGCCGCCCTCCGCGCTCTGAGCGGCATCCTCGACGCCGCGGGCGAGATCCTTCCCCGAGTCGTCGAATCGACGGCAACCCTCATCACGACGGTCGTGACGTTCCTCGCGAACAACGCGCCGATGCTCCTCGGCGCCGCGCTGACCGCACTCACTGGGATCGTGCAGGCCGTCGTTCAAGTCGTCCCACCGCTGATCGCAAGCCTCGCCACACTGCTCCCCGACATCGTGCAGACGCTGAGCAACTTCACCCCCGGCATCCTCGCCGCCGCCGTCCAGGTACTGACCTCAATCATCGAGGCCGTGCCGGTCATCATCCCGCCCCTCGTGGACGCCCTCGTCGGCCTGCTCCCCACGCTGCTCGGCGCGATTCTCTCCCTGCTCCCCCGACTCGCCGAAGCGGCGCTTTCGCTGTTCATGTCACTCGTCGAGGCAATCCCGCAGATCATTCCGCCACTCGTGCAGGGCATCGTCACGTTGCTCCCCCGTCTCGTGTCATCTGTCGTGGGGATGCTCCCCCGCCTCATCACGGCCGCAGTCGAGCTGTTCACTGGAATAGTGACCGCGATTCCGCAGATCATCCCGCAACTCGTTGACGCACTGATCACGCTCGCCCCGGTCATGATCGATGCGCTCGCGCGACTCGTGCCCGCCCTCATCAAGGCCGGTATCGACCTCATCGCCGGCCTCGTCAAGGGACTCTGGAACGCGGCAGGATCGGTCGGATCGGCTCTCATCGAGATCGCCAAGAGTGCTATCGGTGGATTCCTCTCACTGCTTGGCATCCACTCGCCCAGCCGCCTGTTCGCAGGCTACGGCGGCAACGTTATCGACGGCCTCGTGAAGGGCCTCCGCGGCGGGGAAGGCGACCTCACTCGCCAGATGGGACGAATCGCCAACACCACCTCGGGCGCATTCGATGCCTCGCTCAGCGCCGCGCCATTCGGTTCCCTCGGCGCCCAGCGCGTGCGCAGTGACTACCGCATCGGAGCGCCGACACGCACCGTATCCGCGCCCGAGTCGAGCGTCGTCCAACTCTCGCAGTACGACCGCTCACTGCTCACCGAGATCGCCGATCGAGTCGGCCTCACCATCGGCAGCCAGACACTACAGGCCACCGTGAGCGGCGCGAACAATGCCGCCGTGTCGAGGCGGGCAGGGTGA
- a CDS encoding HK97 family phage prohead protease — protein sequence MTELEYRSFQVRADETEARTFTGIAVPYDTPADIAGIYSETIERGAVNLPTSGKVLLYWRHSEPIGLLTAHRDTDKGWEITARISETPRGDEAYTLLRDGVVDELSIGFLPLEHREDDETGDITRTRIEVRETSLVPFGAYSRDAVVTDVRHAAAPNPAARAAERQSPMTDTITAAEVTELRGAIEDLGRTVEGLRTADRDETPAVDNRTAGEILKAIASGDEATVRTYEAALAERAYTGGTSADTVVKPQGLIDLVRIFDASSGALAETFATGTLGETGNTLEFVEVGPNTITVNEQAAEGDDITFGKVSLTTRTTPVKTYAGGTQLTRQSIERSTVNVLNTSLEALATAAGARKKAVMRAAYNSLITAREGVASNGGVVVLGATLAASTAGNWENALIDAAIKLEGENLTIDRILVSASVFKALRALTVTGERVFQVHDKNASGTLDLPGLRGDFAGIDVRLDEGQTGDKAVIVNKRAIKAYDSALVSLTDENIVNLSKAFAVYRYGAVAAEVPVGLVPVKLAAS from the coding sequence ATGACCGAACTCGAGTATCGATCCTTCCAAGTGCGCGCCGACGAAACCGAGGCGCGCACCTTCACCGGCATCGCCGTGCCGTACGACACCCCCGCCGACATCGCGGGCATCTATAGCGAGACGATCGAGCGCGGCGCCGTGAACCTCCCCACCTCGGGCAAAGTGCTCCTCTACTGGCGCCACTCCGAGCCGATCGGCCTCCTCACTGCACATCGCGACACCGATAAGGGCTGGGAGATCACGGCCCGAATCTCCGAGACGCCACGCGGTGACGAGGCGTACACGCTCCTCCGCGATGGCGTCGTGGACGAACTGTCGATCGGGTTTCTCCCGCTTGAGCACCGCGAGGACGACGAGACCGGCGACATCACGCGCACTCGCATCGAAGTCCGCGAAACCTCCCTTGTTCCGTTCGGCGCGTACTCCCGCGATGCCGTCGTCACTGATGTCCGCCACGCGGCGGCACCCAACCCCGCGGCCCGCGCCGCAGAGAGGCAGTCCCCCATGACTGACACCATCACCGCCGCCGAAGTAACCGAACTTCGCGGCGCCATCGAGGATCTCGGCCGCACTGTCGAGGGCCTCCGCACCGCCGACCGCGACGAGACGCCCGCTGTCGATAACCGCACCGCAGGCGAGATCCTCAAGGCCATCGCCTCGGGCGACGAGGCGACAGTCCGCACCTACGAGGCCGCTCTCGCTGAGCGTGCCTACACGGGCGGCACTTCCGCCGATACCGTCGTCAAGCCGCAGGGCCTTATCGACCTCGTGCGCATCTTCGACGCCTCCTCGGGCGCACTGGCGGAGACGTTCGCGACCGGCACCCTCGGCGAGACGGGCAACACGCTCGAGTTTGTCGAGGTCGGCCCCAACACGATCACCGTGAACGAGCAGGCCGCCGAAGGCGACGACATCACGTTCGGTAAGGTCTCGCTGACGACCCGCACCACCCCGGTCAAGACCTACGCGGGCGGAACGCAGCTCACCCGCCAGAGCATCGAGCGTTCCACGGTCAATGTGCTGAACACCTCGCTCGAGGCGCTCGCCACCGCAGCCGGCGCTCGCAAGAAGGCCGTCATGCGCGCCGCATACAACTCGCTCATCACGGCCCGCGAGGGCGTCGCCTCCAATGGCGGAGTTGTCGTGCTCGGCGCAACCCTGGCGGCCTCCACCGCGGGCAACTGGGAGAACGCGCTCATCGATGCCGCGATCAAGCTCGAGGGCGAGAACCTCACCATCGATCGCATCCTCGTCTCCGCATCTGTGTTCAAGGCGCTGCGAGCGCTGACCGTCACGGGCGAGCGCGTCTTCCAGGTGCACGACAAGAACGCGAGCGGAACGCTCGACCTCCCCGGCCTCCGCGGCGACTTCGCCGGCATCGACGTTCGACTCGACGAGGGCCAGACGGGCGACAAGGCCGTGATCGTGAACAAGCGCGCGATCAAGGCCTACGACTCGGCACTCGTCTCGCTCACTGACGAGAACATCGTCAACCTCTCCAAGGCGTTCGCCGTCTACCGCTACGGCGCCGTAGCTGCCGAGGTGCCCGTCGGCCTCGTCCCCGTCAAGCTCGCCGCGAGCTGA
- a CDS encoding phage portal protein: protein MGKTLDRIAEYLFGSAPERREASGDGLTIPSRSSTIAVTSNEALTLIAVYRAVSIRAMALRQMSVDVERGGEIIATPAIIRTPDPLTGLALGPFIERTAVSLNLAGNAYWRIRRDSAGSVNSLEVLDPHEVTIRTTSGGRVTGYAYRGYDLALAEIQHLSKLRVPGTPYGLGPIDAARAELRGALDVRDYAAAWFRDSGLPTGGYWSTDQRLPQLGPGSAVESRKALHAATADHTNGAIVVDGGLELKPFNLSPADAQWIEAQQWSTTSVARLFGVPLTLMMAALDGNSMTYANIGQELASWVKFGLADDLREIEDAFTAVLPRGQRARFNPESLLRLDTQSRYAAHAAGIAAGWLLPSEVRKIENLPEVAGIDDRPPLSPHPAPAAAPTNEKAAA, encoded by the coding sequence ATGGGTAAGACATTGGATCGGATTGCCGAATATCTGTTCGGCAGCGCCCCCGAGCGCCGTGAGGCGTCCGGCGACGGCCTGACGATCCCCAGCCGTAGTAGCACCATCGCCGTCACCTCGAATGAGGCGCTCACCCTCATCGCCGTTTACCGGGCGGTGTCTATCCGGGCGATGGCGCTTCGACAGATGTCTGTCGACGTGGAACGCGGCGGCGAGATCATCGCAACCCCCGCCATCATCCGCACGCCGGACCCCCTGACCGGCCTCGCTCTCGGCCCATTCATCGAGCGCACGGCCGTGAGCCTCAACCTTGCCGGGAACGCATACTGGCGCATTCGCCGTGACTCGGCCGGATCGGTCAACTCGCTCGAGGTGCTCGACCCGCACGAGGTTACGATCCGCACGACGAGCGGCGGGCGCGTCACCGGCTACGCGTATCGCGGCTACGACCTCGCCCTCGCCGAGATCCAGCACTTGAGCAAACTCCGCGTGCCGGGAACGCCCTATGGCCTCGGGCCGATCGATGCGGCCCGAGCGGAGTTGCGCGGCGCGCTCGACGTGCGTGACTACGCCGCGGCGTGGTTCCGCGACAGCGGCCTCCCTACGGGCGGCTACTGGTCGACCGACCAACGCCTCCCCCAGCTCGGCCCCGGAAGCGCCGTCGAGTCGCGAAAGGCACTGCACGCCGCCACGGCAGACCACACCAACGGCGCGATCGTCGTGGATGGCGGCCTCGAGCTGAAGCCATTCAACCTGTCACCCGCCGACGCGCAGTGGATCGAAGCGCAGCAGTGGAGCACGACAAGCGTCGCCCGCCTGTTCGGCGTGCCGCTCACGCTCATGATGGCGGCCCTCGACGGCAATTCGATGACGTACGCGAACATCGGCCAGGAACTCGCCTCGTGGGTGAAGTTCGGGCTTGCCGATGATCTCCGTGAGATCGAGGACGCATTCACCGCCGTCCTCCCGCGGGGCCAGCGCGCACGCTTCAACCCCGAATCGCTCCTTCGACTCGACACGCAGAGCCGCTACGCCGCCCACGCGGCCGGCATCGCCGCCGGCTGGCTGCTCCCCTCTGAGGTCCGCAAGATCGAGAACCTCCCCGAGGTCGCCGGCATCGACGATCGCCCCCCACTCTCTCCGCACCCCGCGCCGGCAGCGGCGCCGACCAATGAGAAGGCCGCCGCATGA
- a CDS encoding terminase large subunit domain-containing protein: protein MTAQPFADIAPWPPTRHTPPLAPDFKSAFDPYARAFAIIWACAFGYALEPWQIHLIRAILEVFPEGHERAGQLRWQQAVVSLGRQNGKTEIAAALGLWRLLRSRRALVIGIASSAEQAGLVYRRTMDAVAANPELSELFHRLTDTRGIRTKSGGRYEIKAAKSAALQGLPIDLGLVDELHILRRALWGDLVSGTGARPDCLVVGITTAGDASSELLIDLYKLGAEAIADGGVNRVGFWVWEAPEARIPDDDATLKRWLAMANPAVASGRTDLAALVSIVRSKSKPDVIRYHLNQFLSSVTAPFIDAEDWHAARRSDGEAFPSSPPVVAIDATPGWTYATFALIARDEGGRIHERLVASLVRPTFEQLRTIALDLARLSPVAFAMDSYTLRKLGRTIGEYGYPVHIGTLADATNAAALLHGLIRAGRFRHSGEPLLSAQVPRAVRKTAGDGFRISRADSATHVDALNAIALGALVLDQTPDAIGIQVG, encoded by the coding sequence GTGACGGCGCAGCCGTTCGCCGACATCGCCCCGTGGCCGCCAACGCGCCACACGCCGCCGCTCGCGCCCGACTTCAAGAGTGCGTTCGACCCGTACGCGAGGGCGTTCGCGATCATCTGGGCATGCGCGTTCGGCTACGCGCTCGAGCCGTGGCAAATCCACCTGATCCGCGCGATCCTCGAAGTCTTCCCCGAAGGCCACGAGCGCGCCGGGCAACTGCGCTGGCAGCAGGCCGTCGTCTCTCTCGGCCGACAGAATGGCAAGACGGAGATCGCGGCAGCCCTCGGACTGTGGCGCCTGCTCCGCTCACGCCGCGCGCTCGTCATCGGCATAGCCTCCAGCGCCGAGCAGGCGGGCCTGGTGTACCGCCGCACAATGGACGCCGTAGCGGCCAACCCCGAGCTATCTGAGCTGTTCCATCGGTTGACCGATACCCGCGGCATCCGCACAAAGTCGGGCGGACGATACGAGATCAAGGCCGCAAAGTCCGCAGCCCTCCAGGGTCTACCGATCGACCTCGGACTCGTCGACGAACTGCATATCCTCCGCCGCGCGCTTTGGGGCGACCTCGTGTCGGGAACGGGCGCGCGCCCCGACTGCCTCGTCGTCGGCATCACGACCGCGGGGGACGCATCGTCCGAACTGCTCATCGACCTCTACAAGCTCGGCGCCGAAGCGATCGCGGACGGCGGCGTAAACCGAGTCGGGTTCTGGGTATGGGAAGCGCCCGAGGCGCGCATCCCGGACGATGACGCAACCCTGAAGCGCTGGCTCGCGATGGCTAACCCCGCCGTCGCGAGTGGGCGCACTGACCTCGCCGCACTCGTGAGCATCGTCCGTAGCAAATCGAAGCCTGACGTGATCCGGTACCACCTGAATCAGTTCCTCTCGTCGGTCACCGCGCCGTTTATCGACGCCGAAGACTGGCACGCCGCACGCCGCAGCGATGGCGAGGCGTTTCCCTCATCTCCGCCAGTCGTTGCCATCGACGCGACCCCAGGGTGGACCTATGCGACGTTCGCGCTGATCGCCCGCGACGAGGGGGGGCGCATTCACGAGCGCCTCGTCGCGAGCCTCGTCCGACCGACGTTCGAGCAACTCCGCACTATCGCACTCGACCTCGCCCGCCTCTCCCCCGTCGCGTTCGCGATGGACAGCTACACTCTCCGGAAGCTCGGCCGCACTATCGGCGAGTACGGGTACCCCGTGCACATCGGCACGCTCGCCGACGCCACTAACGCCGCCGCCCTGCTGCACGGCCTGATCCGGGCAGGGCGATTCCGCCACAGCGGCGAGCCTCTCCTTAGCGCACAGGTGCCGCGAGCTGTACGGAAGACTGCTGGCGACGGATTCCGGATCTCGCGCGCGGACTCCGCGACGCACGTAGACGCGCTAAACGCAATCGCGCTCGGTGCTCTCGTGCTCGATCAGACCCCGGATGCGATCGGAATTCAGGTGGGGTAA
- a CDS encoding helix-turn-helix domain-containing protein, whose protein sequence is MPRGRVTEVERERILELLDADRSHAEIAAEVGRSTRTVSNVACANGRQRPPFGLHLDARARRARIIELAPSTLTFVEIAAEVACTHAYVSFVVNKYAPHLARPHGIQARDAQIAAMWNAGARCADIATAVGLTYSGVRCAAKRLGLPQRRAGRRPRETRDV, encoded by the coding sequence ATGCCGCGCGGGCGCGTGACCGAGGTCGAGCGCGAACGCATCCTTGAGCTACTCGACGCCGACAGGTCTCATGCCGAGATCGCCGCAGAGGTGGGGCGCAGCACGAGGACCGTATCGAACGTGGCTTGCGCCAATGGGAGGCAGCGGCCACCGTTCGGATTGCATCTCGACGCTCGCGCTCGCCGCGCGCGCATCATCGAACTCGCACCCTCGACCCTGACCTTCGTCGAGATTGCCGCCGAGGTTGCTTGCACGCACGCGTACGTCTCGTTCGTCGTCAATAAGTACGCCCCGCACCTCGCCCGCCCCCACGGCATCCAGGCGCGAGACGCCCAGATCGCGGCCATGTGGAACGCTGGCGCGCGTTGCGCCGACATCGCCACCGCCGTCGGCCTCACGTACAGCGGAGTTCGATGCGCGGCTAAGCGCCTCGGCCTCCCCCAGCGCCGAGCGGGACGCCGACCCCGCGAGACCCGCGATGTCTGA
- a CDS encoding HNH endonuclease encodes MSVASASGAAWNAQRRRVLDRDGWVCTSCGSWLAFDHPDPRHDATVDHIEAVIHNAGKVYDDSELASMCRSCNSAKGDRPLVRVTWWDREIFPNGLPC; translated from the coding sequence ATGAGCGTCGCGAGTGCCAGCGGTGCCGCGTGGAACGCTCAGCGCCGGCGCGTGCTGGATCGCGATGGCTGGGTGTGCACCTCGTGCGGATCGTGGCTCGCGTTCGATCATCCCGATCCGCGGCACGACGCAACCGTCGATCACATCGAGGCGGTCATCCATAACGCGGGCAAGGTCTACGACGACAGCGAACTCGCATCGATGTGCCGCTCGTGCAACTCGGCGAAAGGTGACCGCCCCCTCGTTCGCGTGACGTGGTGGGACCGCGAGATCTTCCCGAACGGTCTGCCGTGCTGA
- a CDS encoding ATP-binding protein, which yields MSAATLDSLPTHEEAAAHAAEMMTQAVAAGVVAAGHPAIQSGGWMWQRAYRDASLKAERAAAAEATDGLTAASAGVVDPEGFWASDRREIQHLMAQARRFKLSPWAMLGGTLGRAAASIPYDIPFRSFLGRRPVNLLLAVVGSTGGGKTATENAVAEIFDFGRDLGYAHEVGSGEAIASLFGHIATRDDKELDVKRGDLIWRSADHMARVIFDEVGRLNAVQARQGATVLEYLKSGESGAPLGRKLAAGDGIEIPPNAYRLVATLNVQPARAHLIMSADEAAGGLPGRMLWLDSEYAPFVGLRRDGRYPERMRLGRPDWRGIETIEATGDMEAEFDRQRDLSLAGALDPMESHSAMLRAKVAACLMAMAGRAALVDEDWDLAGLVIEHSRRTRRKVLRAIAQADQEAAGAGDVLREQTVLAQMRKKRAQGMTMGAARKSLGAYQRTLWDGLLATGAAESW from the coding sequence GTGAGCGCGGCCACCCTCGATAGCCTGCCGACGCACGAAGAGGCCGCCGCCCACGCCGCGGAAATGATGACGCAGGCCGTCGCTGCCGGCGTCGTGGCAGCCGGCCATCCGGCGATCCAATCCGGCGGCTGGATGTGGCAGCGCGCGTACCGAGACGCAAGCCTTAAGGCCGAGCGTGCCGCGGCAGCGGAGGCGACCGACGGCCTCACCGCCGCGTCGGCGGGCGTTGTTGACCCGGAGGGCTTCTGGGCGTCCGACCGTCGAGAGATCCAGCACCTGATGGCGCAGGCGCGTCGGTTCAAGCTCAGCCCCTGGGCGATGCTCGGCGGCACGCTCGGCCGTGCGGCGGCGTCGATCCCGTACGACATCCCGTTCCGCTCGTTCCTTGGCCGGCGCCCGGTGAACCTGCTGCTGGCCGTCGTCGGATCGACGGGCGGTGGAAAAACGGCCACCGAGAACGCTGTGGCGGAGATCTTCGACTTCGGACGCGACCTCGGCTACGCGCACGAGGTGGGGTCGGGCGAGGCCATCGCCTCCCTCTTCGGACACATCGCGACCCGCGACGACAAAGAACTCGACGTGAAGCGCGGCGACCTCATCTGGCGCTCCGCGGACCACATGGCCCGCGTGATCTTCGATGAGGTGGGGCGCCTGAACGCCGTGCAGGCCCGCCAGGGGGCGACGGTCCTCGAGTACCTCAAGTCGGGCGAGTCCGGCGCACCGCTCGGCCGCAAGCTGGCCGCGGGCGACGGTATCGAGATCCCGCCGAACGCGTACCGACTCGTGGCGACGCTGAACGTCCAGCCCGCTCGCGCGCACCTCATCATGTCGGCAGACGAAGCGGCGGGAGGTCTGCCGGGCCGGATGCTATGGCTCGACAGCGAATACGCCCCGTTCGTCGGCCTCCGTCGCGACGGTCGTTACCCCGAGCGCATGCGCCTCGGGCGCCCGGATTGGCGCGGCATCGAAACGATCGAGGCGACCGGAGACATGGAGGCCGAGTTCGACCGGCAGCGCGACCTCTCGCTCGCTGGCGCTCTCGACCCGATGGAGTCGCACTCGGCGATGCTCCGCGCAAAGGTCGCCGCGTGCCTCATGGCGATGGCTGGGCGTGCGGCGCTCGTCGACGAGGACTGGGACCTCGCCGGACTCGTCATCGAGCACTCGCGTCGGACGCGCCGCAAGGTCTTGCGCGCGATCGCGCAGGCAGACCAAGAGGCAGCGGGCGCCGGCGATGTGCTCCGCGAACAGACCGTCCTGGCGCAGATGCGCAAGAAGCGCGCACAGGGGATGACGATGGGCGCAGCACGAAAGAGCCTCGGCGCATACCAGCGAACCCTCTGGGACGGACTGCTCGCGACCGGCGCCGCCGAGTCCTGGTGA
- a CDS encoding recombinase family protein: MSLKAALYARISADHKGEGEGVAAQVAIGRRVADRNGLEVVAIYEDNDVSASSNSRKPRPSFDAMLAAADRGEFEVIVAYSMSRLTRRAAEWVQLIDLARTRGLRFKFEASPEYDLNTEDGRAVALTIAVWDAAEAGRAGERKRARNAERVKSGQPAPRPRVFGFEQDGMTPRESEAALLREAYVAVLDGSPVREIAREWNDTGWRSMRGNEWSAVTVRNTLLRERNAGVLVANGKVQPVSRIEPIIDTETFETARAILTTARPECKGRPTVDRFLSGVASCSCGAHLVVGRWASHGKSGPAYVCQEIAQATRTPGRRVPSGHARIKADLLEERVPIDVLNALRHESPADTEGEAQRDLIVQRAAIAEQVARSKEMYSEFGDPSDLARARRLQAEHDDLSERIDALRADTGQLAVIAAARAALAAVDEWWHSFGADDAAFEAAEESMGTARKVFFDHWASLGADARRNLVRATLAAVRVNQPGDPHGRIQVITHQEVRDHEAAKARAAARKSTT; this comes from the coding sequence GTGTCACTTAAAGCTGCTCTCTATGCGAGGATCTCCGCCGATCACAAGGGCGAAGGCGAAGGCGTTGCCGCCCAGGTCGCCATCGGGCGCCGCGTTGCCGATCGCAACGGCCTCGAGGTTGTGGCCATCTATGAGGACAACGACGTAAGCGCATCGAGCAATTCCCGAAAGCCTCGTCCGAGCTTCGACGCGATGCTCGCAGCGGCCGATCGCGGAGAGTTCGAAGTGATCGTCGCTTACAGCATGTCCCGCCTCACCCGCCGCGCCGCTGAGTGGGTTCAGCTCATCGACCTCGCGCGGACGCGCGGACTCCGTTTCAAGTTCGAGGCATCGCCCGAGTACGACCTCAACACCGAGGACGGCCGCGCGGTCGCACTGACGATCGCGGTCTGGGATGCCGCCGAGGCTGGACGCGCCGGCGAACGCAAGCGTGCACGAAATGCCGAGCGCGTAAAGAGCGGCCAGCCCGCGCCACGCCCGCGAGTCTTCGGATTCGAGCAGGATGGCATGACGCCGCGCGAGAGCGAGGCCGCCCTGCTGCGCGAGGCCTACGTCGCCGTGCTCGACGGCTCCCCCGTGCGCGAGATCGCGCGCGAGTGGAACGACACCGGCTGGCGGTCGATGCGCGGCAATGAGTGGTCTGCCGTCACGGTGCGAAACACTCTCCTACGTGAGCGCAACGCGGGCGTTCTGGTCGCCAACGGGAAGGTTCAGCCCGTATCGAGGATCGAGCCGATCATCGATACGGAGACCTTCGAGACAGCTCGGGCGATCCTGACCACGGCCCGACCGGAGTGCAAGGGGCGCCCAACAGTTGACCGCTTCCTGTCGGGCGTCGCGTCATGCTCATGCGGCGCGCACCTCGTCGTGGGACGCTGGGCATCACACGGGAAGAGCGGCCCCGCGTATGTCTGCCAAGAGATTGCGCAAGCTACGCGTACACCGGGGCGCCGCGTCCCATCTGGACACGCACGAATCAAAGCCGATTTGCTCGAGGAGCGCGTCCCGATCGATGTGCTGAATGCACTCCGACATGAGTCCCCCGCGGATACGGAGGGCGAGGCTCAGCGTGACCTCATCGTGCAACGCGCGGCAATTGCCGAACAGGTCGCCCGGTCGAAAGAGATGTACTCAGAGTTTGGCGATCCAAGCGACCTCGCACGCGCGCGCCGCTTGCAGGCCGAGCATGACGACCTGAGCGAGCGAATCGACGCCCTACGTGCCGACACCGGGCAGCTCGCCGTCATCGCCGCAGCGCGCGCCGCGCTCGCCGCAGTGGACGAGTGGTGGCACTCCTTCGGAGCCGACGACGCGGCCTTCGAGGCAGCGGAGGAGTCGATGGGTACTGCCCGCAAAGTGTTCTTCGACCACTGGGCGTCGCTCGGCGCGGACGCGCGGCGCAACCTCGTGCGCGCGACCCTCGCCGCCGTTCGCGTCAATCAGCCGGGTGACCCGCATGGGCGCATCCAAGTCATCACGCACCAAGAGGTACGCGATCACGAGGCAGCCAAAGCGAGGGCCGCCGCGAGGAAGTCGACCACGTAG
- a CDS encoding DsbA family oxidoreductase: MWSDIACPWCYIGKRNLEKGLAETAADADAPVVDVTFHSFELSPDTPVDFDGDEIDFLVGHKGMPRERVQEMLGHVTGVAADAGLAYDFDSLQHTNTVKAHELLHFAKEQGLQDAMTERLMAAYFTEGRHVGRVDDLVELAADAGLDADAARTALESGRYLSDVRADQAQAQAYGIQGVPFFVIDGKYGVSGAQPPEAFAQIARQVWAERAEA; encoded by the coding sequence GTGTGGAGTGACATCGCCTGCCCCTGGTGCTACATCGGCAAGCGCAACCTCGAGAAGGGCCTCGCCGAAACGGCGGCGGATGCCGACGCCCCGGTGGTGGACGTGACCTTCCACTCCTTCGAGCTGTCGCCGGACACCCCGGTGGACTTCGACGGAGACGAGATCGACTTCCTCGTCGGGCACAAGGGCATGCCGCGCGAGCGCGTGCAGGAGATGCTGGGACATGTGACCGGCGTCGCCGCCGACGCGGGCCTCGCGTACGACTTCGACTCTCTGCAGCACACCAACACGGTCAAGGCGCACGAGCTCCTCCACTTCGCGAAGGAGCAGGGTCTGCAGGATGCCATGACCGAGCGCCTCATGGCCGCGTACTTCACCGAGGGGCGCCACGTCGGACGCGTCGACGACCTCGTCGAACTGGCCGCGGACGCCGGGCTCGACGCCGATGCCGCGAGAACCGCGCTCGAGTCGGGCCGCTATCTCTCGGACGTGCGCGCCGACCAGGCGCAGGCGCAGGCCTACGGCATCCAGGGCGTTCCCTTCTTCGTCATCGACGGCAAGTACGGCGTGAGCGGCGCCCAGCCGCCCGAGGCGTTCGCGCAGATCGCCCGCCAGGTCTGGGCGGAACGCGCCGAGGCCTGA